The DNA sequence GCAGGAGAGGAACCAGAAGGCGAGCACGCCTTGGTACAGGCAGGCATGCACGGTGCGCTGTACCCGATCGGCATCGCCGAGGTCCATGGCCAGCATCAGGCCCTCGCCGCGCACTTCTCGGATGGCCGGGTGCTTCAGCCTTTCCTTGAAGAGCGCGCCCATGCGCCGGGCGTTTTCCGCCAAACGCTCCTCCTCCAGCACCTCCAGCGCGGCCAGCCCTGCTACGCAGACCAAGGGGTGCCCGCCGAAAGTGGTGATGTGCCCCAGGACCGGGTCGTGCGTGAGCAGGTCCATCCGCTCGCGCGAGGCGACGAACGCGCCCATGGGCAGGCCGCCGCCCAGGGCCTTGCCCAGCACCAGGATGTCCGGCACCACGCCGCTGTGCTCGAAGGCGAAGCGTTTTCCCGTGCGCCCGAAGCCGGTCTGCACTTCATCGAACACGAGCAGGGCACCGGTGGCATCGCATCGTTCCCGCAGGGCCCGCAGCCAATGCGCATCGGGGACACGAACGCCCGCATCTCCTTGGATGGGTTCCACCACCACGGCCGCGGTGCCAGGACCGATCAGTGCCAAGCCCGTATGGCCATTGAATGGGATCTGCCGCACATCTGGCAGCAGCGGGCGGTTGCGGTACTTCTTGGTCTCGTTGTCCGTGAGGCTGAGCGAACCGTGCGTGCTCCCGTGATAGCTGCGGCGGCAGCCGATGAGTCCGGTGCGGCCGGTGACCCGCTTGGCCAGCTTCAGGGCGGCCTCAATGGCCTCGGTACCGCTGTTCACGAAGTAGACCGCATCAAGCCCTTCAGGCAGCAGGCCGGTGAGCCGGTCCGCGAAGCGCACCTGCGGCTCCAGGTGGAACTCGCCATAGGGGATCACATGCAGGTAGCACTCGCCTTGTTCGCGGATCGCCGCCATCACCCGGGGATGCCGGTGGCCGGTGTTGTTCACCGCCAGGCCCGCCACCAGGTCCAGGTAGCGTTTCCCGTCGCGCGCCGTCAGCCAGCAGCCCTCCGCATGGACTATATCCAAGCCCAACGGATGTGGGCTGGTGCCGGCCAGACCGTGCGGGTGCGCGAATGGGGAGAAAGCCATGTGGGGACGAAGTTCGCCCCGGGCAGCCTAACAGCGATGGTCAGCGCTTGTGCGGAGGTGGTCCTCTGCGCTCCTCCGGGCCAGGTCCGCCGCGCTCGCGGAAGCGGTGCAGCACTTCGCGGTTGAAATCGCGTTCGGCACGGTGCAGTTCCAGTGTGCGCGTGGCGCCGATGGCCTTGATGAACCGCTCCTGGTAGGTGCGTTCGAGATCCACCTCCTGCTGCCGGGTCTGAAG is a window from the Flavobacteriales bacterium genome containing:
- a CDS encoding aspartate aminotransferase family protein, with amino-acid sequence MAFSPFAHPHGLAGTSPHPLGLDIVHAEGCWLTARDGKRYLDLVAGLAVNNTGHRHPRVMAAIREQGECYLHVIPYGEFHLEPQVRFADRLTGLLPEGLDAVYFVNSGTEAIEAALKLAKRVTGRTGLIGCRRSYHGSTHGSLSLTDNETKKYRNRPLLPDVRQIPFNGHTGLALIGPGTAAVVVEPIQGDAGVRVPDAHWLRALRERCDATGALLVFDEVQTGFGRTGKRFAFEHSGVVPDILVLGKALGGGLPMGAFVASRERMDLLTHDPVLGHITTFGGHPLVCVAGLAALEVLEEERLAENARRMGALFKERLKHPAIREVRGEGLMLAMDLGDADRVQRTVHACLYQGVLAFWFLSCPEAFRIAPPLTISEQEVRQACDTILGVLDASGH